The genomic stretch TTTTAACTTACCGACACCACCAATTACAATTTAATACAACAATAATAGTactttttaataaaaataatttttttattgtATCATGGTAATACGATGCTATAGGACCACGATGCTAGCTAGTACCTGGATACTAACAacctaagagcaactctaacggAGTCGCTTGTAAACACGCGAACTTTATTTTGTGTTTACATGCCACAAAAAACGACTTTTACGATTTGAAAACATCTCGCATCGAGTTATGATTTAATGAGCATTTCAATCAACAATGATTAATACTACAACAACCAAATGATGCAATAGTTTATGGTTTTTTACATCCAATTGTCGTGATCGCACTAACCCAAAGTTAGGCAATGTTCAACCATCGAATGTCCAAAAAGTTACACACCCTCCTTGATGGATGCAAGAGATCATAAAACCATACCATCGCTGTGAAGCTCATTGAGAGGACGGATGTCATACCTCGCAGAATCATCACCGAGCACGTTGCATGCACCGTTCAAATGGGACGCATCGGCGACGGGCTAAGGCTCCGCATCTTCTCAGGAACACGCTTGGGCGCCTTGGCGACGGGCGCAGGCTGTTGCGTCTTGGCCGCCAGTGACGCAACAACGTCTAGGGGTGCCAACTGCTTCCTCTTCGGCTTACCGGTGCCCACAATCTTGTGCGTGACGGATCCGACAGCCTGGGAACCAGAGCCAAATCCAGCTGTGGGAGTTAGTTGTTGAGGCGGACCGACCACGCCAGCCGCGGGCAAAAGCTTGGTGAGGTCCATGGGGCTAGATCCCGGTGAGCCGCGGCGCCGAAGAGCGATTTGGGCGGGAGATCGAAGGCAGCGCCAGCGTGAACGTGGAATTGGGGAGAACTTAAATGTCCCTCACACGTGAACGGCTAGAGTTCGGCCTTCCAGGCGGCGATAGGGTTTGGGAGACGGTTTCTCCGCGTATTGTATAAATAAATAGGGTTTAGAGTGTAAGCCACTCAGCTTTATATCGCTTTGGGTGTGGGTGGAGTTGTAGCCTTTTGACGTTGTATCGGCCGTCGGTCTTTTCTTCTATGTGATTGATATGTCTTCCAGAACGTATTTTCGAAAAAAGTATAAATAAATGTAGCTTTTATGTATTTACAGATTTCGCCAGAGCCATCTATGTTTAGAAAATTGAAAACTATAGGTTTTTCTTTTGAGGATGAAAAGTATAGGTTATTATACAATTTTTACGTGTTTACCGTCTCTTCTCCGATACTGACAGGGAAGAAAATCTTATTTTAGCTTCGTAATTGAATTTTGGAGGTGTTCATAGGCCTTTCACAGCAAAGAGAAATTCCAATAGGGATAGGTTAGCCGGCTCATCCGTCCCTTCTCCAGTATATGGTGGCCGCGCGATCCCAGAAAGAAAGATCAGTTCCAGCCAAAGAGAAACGATCTGAATCCAATTCCAACATGGTTTGCTCGAATCCTTTGCCCGGACCCCGCTCGTCTTCCTCCCGGACACCAAATCGCCAAAAAGCGGAGGAGGAACCCCGACAGTGGTGGTCTGTTGGGACTCGGGGCACAATTCGATTCCTCTTGCTTGTAAGCAAACCCTTGTTCCCCTTTTTCTCTCAAGCACATCTCCTAGATCGGTGGACCTGAGTTTTCGTCGTGAACATCGATCTGAATCTTTGACCATATACAGTCAGGCGCATCTCCTCGTTTATCTTCTTAattttttcttgattttttttttcatgaaattgaatgcatcgAGGAAGTTTCGCTAAAACTGTCGGTTTTACTGCAGACCAGATCAATCCCAATCGGCCGCACGCCGGGATGGGCACGATGCCTGGCAGCAAGAAGAAGAGTGCCATGCCGCCAATGCCATCCTGCGGCACGGTGGTGAGCAACAAGAGGAAGATGGCTGCTGTATCCGGTTCCGCGGCGTCGCTCCCGGACGAGATGGTTGAGGAGGTGCTGCTGCGGCTTCCCGTCAAATCCATCGTACGCTTCCGGGCCGTCTGCCGCTCCTGGTCTGCAATGTTCTCCTCCGAGGAATTCTGCTGCCTCCACAGGGCGATGCTGGCTAATGCTGCACCGACAGCAACACCAAAGCTACTGTATGTCTCACCTGCAGCAGGATTTGACTCCACGGCCATGTACTCATGCTCGCCATCGGACCCCAGAGATAACCTATTGTTCACCCTCGACTGTGCCCGCGGCAACTTTGTGGAGGTAGTGACGCCCGCGCCGTGCCATGGCCTCACCCTTCTCTACGATGCTGTTCCGCCGGCTTACTACATTTGCAATGCGGCCACACGGGAAGTCACGCGCCTGCCGCCTTACCTTGACATGAGCCGCAGGTCCTCTGCTGGACTGGGATTTGATGCCCGGACAAGGAAGTACAAGGTGGTGAGGCTCATCAATGCAAAGCCCAAGGAGAAGGAGATGATCAAGTGTGAGGTGTACACAGCTGGAGGCGGGTATGGGGATCGCTGGAGGCCAGCTACCAGAGAGGTACCCTTTGGGATGCGCAGGTTTGTGCTTGCTGCTGTCGCTAATGCTGCCAGGCACAAACTACCACCTGTGTTTGCGAACGGATCTCTGCACTGGTTGGTCAACCCTAAATCCTTCCTCAGCTGGCCTAGAGCTGCTGTCATATCCTTTTCAGTCGCAGAGGAGACGTTCACATATTCCCGATCACCTTCATTCTGGGCATCAGAACAGCACCAGCCTCCCTTGGCCAGGGTATCAGTAGAGCACCTAGTGGAGATGGATAACCAACTGTGTATGGTCCGAGACCTTCGCAACAATCCTAATTGTAGCACTTTGGAAATTTGGAAGCTGCTTGATTATAGCTCTGGTAACTGGTCACTGAGTCATCAAATTGATTTGTCAGGGCAAGTGGCAAGAGATTTTTGCGAGCCACAGATTGTAAGAGTTATTGGTTCTGTTGGCAATTGCAGGTCAGTGAAGAAGATTATCATCGCTACTAGCAAGCGCATGGTTGATCAAAAGTTCGAGAACAAGGTTCACTCCTATGACCCTAGGTCCAAAGCTCTAGAGACCATTCTTTCAGTCAGAGAGACACACACATCTCGTATAACCAATACCCCTAGTTCAAGATTCGGTTTATTCGAAGAGAGCCTTGCTGCAGTTCATAAAACAGATAGAGAGATAGCGTTATCATCTACCCTGGCTAAGGCGACTAaagagatcctcctccgcctcccagcCAAATCAGTCATACAGACTAAACTTGTCTGCAAGCAGTGGCTCAGTTTGACCGAAAGTCAAAGCTTCATTCAGTCGTACCTTGAACATAAGAACATGGATAAAAGACCAAAGGTCATGCTTGTTGGCAAGGGCACTGGACAGTCAGGCTTCAGTTTTGCTCCCCTGAATAGATGTCTTCCAGAAGATCATAGGCACATTGTGCTGCTTGATACAAAGATGGTTTGCTCGAAGCCTTGCCACGGTCTGAACCTGATAAGCACCGAGGAAAATGACTATCTCTACAACCCATGTACAGGTTTCCACAAGGTGTACTGTAACCAGGCGCAGGCGCAAGCGGAACAACATGCTTTTGCAGTTGGCAACAAGAATGTCGGATTGGGCTTCGACCTCTTGACTTGTGAGCATTTTCTCGTGGAAATCTTCTACAAGCTAAAGGACTTTGAATCTCGTCAATATGCCTTGACATGCGAGTTATGGCGGTGTAAATCCGGAGGTTACGCCCAAAATTCTCTGGTCCCACCTCTACCTATGAATGATATGCCACCCGCCTATCTTGAAGGGATGTTGTACTGGATGAGCGAGCCAAGGTTGGGACAGAAGTATGAGCGGGCCATTATCTCTTTCGACATTGCTACAAATGCTTTTGGTGTCATCCCTTGCCCTCCATGCATTGCAGTGTGGAATGGAAGATGTCATCAGCATGCATTTGTGGTAGAGCTGGAGGGAGTATTATGTGCTGTTCTAGCGGATCCAGTTGGGAACAATTTAGATATATGGAAGCTAAAGCATGGTGAATGGGGCATAGCATATATAGTTCACTTAGAAGCATGGCCTGACTATTCCCTTGAGACAAATGTTGTGGTGCCATTAGCTGTTGATCCTGTTGATGGAAGGATCCTGCTGAACACTGGGAAAAAATTAGGTTTATATGATCCAGTGGAGCGAACAATTCAGAATCTGTGTTCACTTGATGGGGCTGTCGCATGCTCTAAAGACCAACAATCAGCCGGGAAACCAAATATAATGGGCAGTGAAATTAGGCCTCTTGTTCCTATGTTATATGAGGATAACTTAGCGTGTTATCCCCGTGTGGGCAAAACAAGATGGATGTGATACATTGAACCCTTCAGTCTCATATTGTCCTGTTATCTTGGGCATCTTCTTTCTAAAATTATTGATGCTAGTGTGTTGGGAAACTGTAAACACCAGTTTTTGGTAGTGTACTATTGTTCATTATATTTATATTAAGCATATTTCTCATTCTGTCATGTTGTGGGTAGTCTGAACTACTATTTGGCTTTACGAATCAGGAGCCATGTTCAGTAGTCATCGAGCTACTTGTCAAATCAGTGTGTGTTCTTAACTATATTATGTACTCCTAAACTTCTGTTGATTACTATAGTACTTGAATTTCATCAGATATCCCCGAAGGGACATTCTTATAGTTGAATTGAAACAATGCTAAGTAGTTGTGCAACAGGTGACAGAAGGTTTCCAGTTGCGGAGAAAAATTATGATATCTTATCAATGTCAGTCAGACGCACACAAAAAAATCGTTCTATGAAGTTTTCAAGTCAATAAAACAATAGTCTTCTCCTCTGCAAGAAGACATTAGGTGTCCGGATGCGAATGCTGAGCAGTGTATTAAGTAGTGAACTTCTGTTGATTCTTATAGTTGAGTTTTATCGGATGTCCCCGAATGGGGCCCTTCTTATATTTGACTTGAAACAATGTTAAGTACTTGTGCACAGGATCATACACCTAGCTTGATTCTGGTGTTGCCTGCCCCTGTAATTTAGCTTTTCTATATCTCATTAATAAGTTCTGATGAATAGTTGGATGCCGTTCTTGTTGTGATCAGTCTAAATTAATGTTATGCACGACTGTATTACTGATATGAGCAAGCCGAGTCCTGGAATCTGTATTTCTCATTTTTGACCTGAGTTTTTGTAATCGTGTTTTGCCGCGAAAAAACAGATCTGAACTCAGGTGTAGATACTCCCggtaatttttttaaataaaattagtaaataaattcaaaaaaaatctgaaatttttggacaatgaacatgaacaagtgtTCTAACTACGCACCAAAAATCTCTGAGAAAAGACATATGTACTGATATATGCAGAAAAAGATAAAATGCGGTGATGTTTCTCACATCACTCCGATTAGTGATCTCATTTTTTCTAATCATAGTGATTTCGTTGGCACCCTGGAACACTCCTAAACTGACAAGGTGCTTCCAATCCAGCAGCTCGAACAGTTCCTTGAGGCTGCACCAgggtttggaggaagatcttcgagTGGGGTCCGAACCGGTTTCCTCTCGCAAGTTTGGTATACTCCAATCTCATCTCCAACTCCTTGATATAAGCAAAATTCGAGTCCTTCCGTGGCCGAGCCGCCGCCGTGACCCCAGCTTCGCCAATCCTCCCAGCTAACGAAGGGTTGCTCGCAGGCGTCCCCCTTCTTCTTCTCCAGCGGATTCGATTGGTAAGGAAGCCCTACCTTGCTCGCATCTGTTGTTTATTTTTTGCTGTCAGACAGATCTCGTTTTGCTCCAAGCCAGATCTATCTTGCTCGATCTGACCCCATTCAGTTACTGTTACATACGGTGAGAGGGCTTCTTCAAATATATTTGAGCTCATCTCTTTCTCTTGTTCACTAAGATTGATAGCATTCATTTTATTATTTCAAGGTAAAAATAAAATATGGTTGGTCTTGCCTGTTCGTTTCAGaacaatatacaaatatataaCACTGAAAACTACTATACTGTATGTATTGACCAAGATGCATTGTATTTTGGTGCGTATGGCCATCAGCTAATAGTACTGATAGCAGTCAGTTTATATGATATTTAAACAAAACTTGGGGTTAAGTCCACCCTAAAGCTTATATGAAATTTCACTGACATCCCTTAGGTTGATTTCACTACAGGCCATCTTGGTCGATGGATGCGAAGAGGAAGAGTGCCATGCCATCCTGTGGCGAGGCTGCGAATATGACGGTGGAGGTCTTCCAAAGCAACAAGAGGAAAAAGCCCGCTGTATCTGTTTGCACGCTGTTGCTTCCCCATGACATGATGTTGGAGGTTCTACTTCGGCTCCCCGTCAAATCAGTTCTCCGTTTTCGGGCCGTCTGCCGCCCTTGGGCTGA from Lolium rigidum isolate FL_2022 chromosome 4, APGP_CSIRO_Lrig_0.1, whole genome shotgun sequence encodes the following:
- the LOC124707156 gene encoding uncharacterized protein LOC124707156 isoform X2, which encodes MGTMPGSKKKSAMPPMPSCGTVVSNKRKMAAVSGSAASLPDEMVEEVLLRLPVKSIVRFRAVCRSWSAMFSSEEFCCLHRAMLANAAPTATPKLLYVSPAAGFDSTAMYSCSPSDPRDNLLFTLDCARGNFVEVVTPAPCHGLTLLYDAVPPAYYICNAATREVTRLPPYLDMSRRSSAGLGFDARTRKYKVVRLINAKPKEKEMIKCEVYTAGGGYGDRWRPATREVPFGMRRFVLAAVANAARHKLPPVFANGSLHWLVNPKSFLSWPRAAVISFSVAEETFTYSRSPSFWASEQHQPPLARVSVEHLVEMDNQLCMVRDLRNNPNCSTLEIWKLLDYSSGNWSLSHQIDLSGQVARDFCEPQIVRVIGSVGNCRSVKKIIIATSKRMVDQKFENKVHSYDPRSKALETILSVRETHTSRITNTPSSRFGLFEESLAAVHKTDREIALSSTLAKATKEILLRLPAKSVIQTKLVCKQWLSLTESQSFIQSYLEHKNMDKRPKVMLVGKGTGQSGFSFAPLNRCLPEDHRHIVLLDTKMVCSKPCHGLNLISTEENDYLYNPCTGFHKVYCNQAQAQAEQHAFAVGNKNVGLGFDLLTCEHFLVEIFYKLKDFESRQYALTCELWRCKSGGYAQNSLVPPLPMNDMPPAYLEGMLYWMSEPRLGQKYERAIISFDIATNAFGVIPCPPCIAVWNGRCHQHAFVVELEGVLCAVLADPVGNNLDIWKLKHGEWGIAYIVHLEAWPDYSLETNVVVPLAVDPVDGRILLNTGKKLGLYDPVERTIQNLCSLDGAVACSKDQQSAGKPNIMGSEIRPLVPMLYEDNLACYPRVGKTRWM
- the LOC124707156 gene encoding uncharacterized protein LOC124707156 isoform X1; the encoded protein is MVAARSQKERSVPAKEKRSESNSNMVCSNPLPGPRSSSSRTPNRQKAEEEPRQWWSVGTRGTIRFLLLINPNRPHAGMGTMPGSKKKSAMPPMPSCGTVVSNKRKMAAVSGSAASLPDEMVEEVLLRLPVKSIVRFRAVCRSWSAMFSSEEFCCLHRAMLANAAPTATPKLLYVSPAAGFDSTAMYSCSPSDPRDNLLFTLDCARGNFVEVVTPAPCHGLTLLYDAVPPAYYICNAATREVTRLPPYLDMSRRSSAGLGFDARTRKYKVVRLINAKPKEKEMIKCEVYTAGGGYGDRWRPATREVPFGMRRFVLAAVANAARHKLPPVFANGSLHWLVNPKSFLSWPRAAVISFSVAEETFTYSRSPSFWASEQHQPPLARVSVEHLVEMDNQLCMVRDLRNNPNCSTLEIWKLLDYSSGNWSLSHQIDLSGQVARDFCEPQIVRVIGSVGNCRSVKKIIIATSKRMVDQKFENKVHSYDPRSKALETILSVRETHTSRITNTPSSRFGLFEESLAAVHKTDREIALSSTLAKATKEILLRLPAKSVIQTKLVCKQWLSLTESQSFIQSYLEHKNMDKRPKVMLVGKGTGQSGFSFAPLNRCLPEDHRHIVLLDTKMVCSKPCHGLNLISTEENDYLYNPCTGFHKVYCNQAQAQAEQHAFAVGNKNVGLGFDLLTCEHFLVEIFYKLKDFESRQYALTCELWRCKSGGYAQNSLVPPLPMNDMPPAYLEGMLYWMSEPRLGQKYERAIISFDIATNAFGVIPCPPCIAVWNGRCHQHAFVVELEGVLCAVLADPVGNNLDIWKLKHGEWGIAYIVHLEAWPDYSLETNVVVPLAVDPVDGRILLNTGKKLGLYDPVERTIQNLCSLDGAVACSKDQQSAGKPNIMGSEIRPLVPMLYEDNLACYPRVGKTRWM